AACGCCACTTTTTGCCCCTATCCTTCTGCTGATATTATCACCCGCCTATTTGAGGCACAAGCGGAGCGGGCCGGGCTGCAAACCGCATGCAGAATGGGCGATGCCGCCATAAGTTACAACACACTCAACGAGCAGGCGAACCGTTTAGCACGTTTTCTGCGCCGGATGCGAATCGGGCCTGGCTCGGTGGTCGGTATCGCCTCCCCTCATTCTTTTGAATTAATTACCGCTATACTGGCAGTGTTAAAAGCAGGCGGAGCTTTTTTACCCTTGGACCCCGAATCACCGGCGAGCCGCATCCGGTATATGCTGGAGGATTCCGGCGCTGTCCTGGTTCTGAGAGATGAAACGTTGACCGGCAGTTTCAGCTCGCCAGTTGAAGAATACATGCTGCAGGATGCAGCAATTTATGAAGCAGACGGCTCAAATCTGTCGCCCGTTAGCGGTCCGGGAGACCTTGCCTATATTATTTATACTTCCGGCTCCACAGGACAGCCCAAGGGCGTTATGGTGCACCATCAGGGGCTTGTCAATTACATCTGCTGGGCCAACAAGACCTACACGGATCAAGAACGGGAAGTGTTTGCTTTATACTCTTCAGTCGCGTTTGATTTGACCATCACCTCCATTTTCACGCCATTGATCGGAGGGCATCAAATCGTCATTTACAGGGATGACCGCTCTGAATTCGTGCTGGAGCGAATTATCCAGGATCAGGTGGCCAGCATTATCAAGCTCACCCCCGCCCATCTCTTGCTGCTCCAAGACATAAATTTCGATCGGACGAATGTCAGAACCTTTATTGTCGGAGGAGAGAACTTGAAGGTCAGCCTGGCAAAGAGCATCTATGAGAAATTCCGGAGAAACATCAACATCTATAATGAATACGGCCCTACCGAAACCGTCGTTGGTTGCATGATTCACCACTATGATTATGACCAAGACCAGCGCTCTTCTGTCCCTATCGGGCTTCCAGCAGACAATGTCATGATTTATATCCTGGACCGGTATTTAAGGCCGGCACCTGTGCTGACCAAGGGGGAACTTTATATATCAGGAGACGGAGTAGCTCTCGGCTACAGGAATAAACCGGAACTAACTGCCCAGAAATTCGTGGACAATCCCTTTATACCCGGCAAAAAGATGTACCGGACCGGAGATGCGGGGATGTGGCTCGAGAACGGGGTAATGGAATACAAGGGAAGAATGGATTCGCAGGTCAAAATAAGGGGTTATAGAATCGAGCTGGGAGAGATCGCGAATGTGCTCTCGGAGTATACCGGCATTCTTCAAACTGCCATCAAGCTTCTTGAACCAGACAACGGAAGTAAATATATATGTGCGTATTATCAATCGAATCAGGAGATCAACCAGGAAGACGTGGAGCATTACCTGTATTCCCGTCTGCCAGGGTACATGGTTCCCCATCACCTAATGCGTATCCCTTCATTCCCTTTGACTCCAAACGGGAAAATTGATGTAAAACAGCTGCCGGTTCCCTCCATCAACCAGCATTTAGATACGGCACCTGCAAAAGCGAGAGATCAACGGGAAACAATACTGGCCGCTGTCTGGAGGGAAGTACTGGAGCTGCCGGCTGTCGGAGTCTTTGACGACTTCTATACCTTGGGCGGTGATTCCATCAAAGCCATTCAGATTGCCTCCAGACTCAATCAGCAGGGCATTCAAATGTTAGCCAAAGATATTATGACATACCGTAATATTGCCAAGCTCGCGACTCATACCGTTACACCGAAGCCCTCCCCAGCTCACAGCGTCGCAGCGGGAGAAATCCGACTCACTCCCATCGTCTCCTGGTTCTTGAATCTGCAACTGACTGACCCCCACCGCTATACCCAATCTGTTCTGCTGCGGTTAACGGAACCAGCCACGGCCAGTATCCTTGAACAGTCTTTCCGTAAGCTGATCGCGCATCATGATATATTCAGGTTAAGCTATACACCGGAGAGAGGCTTGTTCTACAATGATGACCTCTCGCAGAAGCACTTCTGCCTGCATCTCCACACAAGCGGATTAAACGGTACCGCTTCGAAGGCAGATCAACGTCTTAACACATTCAATCAACTGGTCGGAGAGCTCAATATCTCAAAGCGGCTCCCCATTCAAGCCGCGTTAATTGAATATCCTGACCAGCGGCAGGAATTGTTGATTGTTGCGCATCATCTGGTGATCGACGGTGTCTCCTGGAGAATCATCTTGGAGGACCTGTTCAACACTTACCATTCGATGCAGGAGGGTAAAGACATTATGCTGCCTGATAAGAGCGACTCCTACCAGGAATACGCAGCGGCGGTCCAGGCACTGTCGGAATCAGAAAGCATCTATCAGGAAAGGGAGTACTGGCTTGAAGCCGCTGGTTACCGTACCAAGCTTCCTTTACCCTCCGGAATAAAGACATCAAGCTATGCCTCCCGGCAGACTATGACTGGTGAATTATCAGAAGGCGCTACAGAGGCGCTGCAGCGGGAAGGGGTCAGGGTCTTCCGGGCGGATGCCCAGGTCATGCTACTTGCCGCCCTGTCGGTAACGCTGAGCGATTGGGCGGGCCTTGATGATTTCACCTATGAAATCGAACATCACGGCCGGCACCTGGATGCACTGGATGTCTCAAGAACAGTCGGCTGGTTCACTACAATATATCCTTTAAGAATACGCGTACAGGGCACCTTCGAAGAGCTGATCCACCATGTGAAGACACAGATTCACAGCGTACCGAATTATGGAATGGGTTATGGCGTACTCAAATATTTGACCGGCGGGCTTCCCCGCGATAAAGAGCCCAGCCAGGTCCGGTTCAATTATTTGGGCAACTTTGACAGTCAACCTATGAACGATAATTATATTTATGTACATGATACAGTCCTTCCTGCTATGGGAGAGCAAGAAGCCTTGACTCCTGTGATTGAGCTCAATTGTATGATTGCAGAACATAAGCTTCATTATTCCATTCAATATAGCCGGGAGATCTATAACAGGGAGTCAATGGAAGAATTCAACAGGCTCTATTCCGCCAATTTGTTACGGCTGATTGACCTGGCGTCTTCTCAGACTTGTATCAGCTTTTCCCCGTCTGACTTTGAATGGGCCGGAATCAGCCAGCAGGACTTGGACAAGCTTTTTGAATAGTGATTCGGAACATTAATGTGATGGCATAAGGTTGCATGCCCCTTCTCGCTTTTTGCCGCACAGGGTAGTAAAATAAAACCACTATACCCGAATGGAGTGAAGATACATGGAACAGATTGCTAAGGGAGAAGGACGTTTCTATATCGCTGGTGACGGGAAGGACCTGGCCGAGATTACATACAAAGCGGACAAGACTACAGGTGATTTGGTGATTGACCATACCTTTGTCTCCGAGGATCTGCGCGGTCAGGGTGCGGGAGAGAAGCTTGTGCGGGCGGTCGTTGACCTGGCCCGTGAACAGAACGTGCACATTGTACCGGAGTGCCCGTATGCAGCGCATCAGTTCGAGAAGCATGCGGAGTACCGGGATGTGCTCAAATAGGAGGAAGCAAGATTGATTAAGGCTGATCTATTGAAACAAATTGAAGAGCTCCAGCAGCGCTG
This genomic interval from Paenibacillus sp. FSL H8-0332 contains the following:
- a CDS encoding amino acid adenylation domain-containing protein, with translation MQYKLTQPQTRIWNNEKIHGNPAMHNILGLVRIRKNLSLEKLSQAIELFIANHAGVTLQINEQNGEPVQIFKPYEPAQIDFFDFSSTDNPAAGFEQWIDRLRQTSFTLLNGPLFYFAMFRIGSFDMGYVGKFHHIIADGWSLQIAGESIARYYSELVNEMPSSVEAVPSYVDAIEQEQIYLQSERFLKNRSFWNEKFAILPETMAMANHLETAASRKTWTLESGLSAEIRTFIAEHRLSLNSLFISSVLIYMHVVMNEDDAIIGTPVLNRSGRKEKHTFGMFASTMPFRKTITETAEIGVFLKETARELMGCYVHQKYPYNLLAGDLNLQKHGHAALFDLCVNYYSIKFSPEFDGSPYENTEIFNGNQPYKLQIVIRDWEENGKIAVDLDYRIQEYSEIQVDKLGEQLLNIIRFIISQPQSRICDIPLLSPLECHELTYNVNATFCPYPSADIITRLFEAQAERAGLQTACRMGDAAISYNTLNEQANRLARFLRRMRIGPGSVVGIASPHSFELITAILAVLKAGGAFLPLDPESPASRIRYMLEDSGAVLVLRDETLTGSFSSPVEEYMLQDAAIYEADGSNLSPVSGPGDLAYIIYTSGSTGQPKGVMVHHQGLVNYICWANKTYTDQEREVFALYSSVAFDLTITSIFTPLIGGHQIVIYRDDRSEFVLERIIQDQVASIIKLTPAHLLLLQDINFDRTNVRTFIVGGENLKVSLAKSIYEKFRRNINIYNEYGPTETVVGCMIHHYDYDQDQRSSVPIGLPADNVMIYILDRYLRPAPVLTKGELYISGDGVALGYRNKPELTAQKFVDNPFIPGKKMYRTGDAGMWLENGVMEYKGRMDSQVKIRGYRIELGEIANVLSEYTGILQTAIKLLEPDNGSKYICAYYQSNQEINQEDVEHYLYSRLPGYMVPHHLMRIPSFPLTPNGKIDVKQLPVPSINQHLDTAPAKARDQRETILAAVWREVLELPAVGVFDDFYTLGGDSIKAIQIASRLNQQGIQMLAKDIMTYRNIAKLATHTVTPKPSPAHSVAAGEIRLTPIVSWFLNLQLTDPHRYTQSVLLRLTEPATASILEQSFRKLIAHHDIFRLSYTPERGLFYNDDLSQKHFCLHLHTSGLNGTASKADQRLNTFNQLVGELNISKRLPIQAALIEYPDQRQELLIVAHHLVIDGVSWRIILEDLFNTYHSMQEGKDIMLPDKSDSYQEYAAAVQALSESESIYQEREYWLEAAGYRTKLPLPSGIKTSSYASRQTMTGELSEGATEALQREGVRVFRADAQVMLLAALSVTLSDWAGLDDFTYEIEHHGRHLDALDVSRTVGWFTTIYPLRIRVQGTFEELIHHVKTQIHSVPNYGMGYGVLKYLTGGLPRDKEPSQVRFNYLGNFDSQPMNDNYIYVHDTVLPAMGEQEALTPVIELNCMIAEHKLHYSIQYSREIYNRESMEEFNRLYSANLLRLIDLASSQTCISFSPSDFEWAGISQQDLDKLFE
- a CDS encoding GNAT family N-acetyltransferase, translated to MEQIAKGEGRFYIAGDGKDLAEITYKADKTTGDLVIDHTFVSEDLRGQGAGEKLVRAVVDLAREQNVHIVPECPYAAHQFEKHAEYRDVLK